The proteins below come from a single Drosophila kikkawai strain 14028-0561.14 chromosome 3R, DkikHiC1v2, whole genome shotgun sequence genomic window:
- the H gene encoding protein hairless, with protein MTDEHKSSINSNSNSTSNNSNSNSSSSSSNNNNNHNTNNTSSNANSSNNNGNESNKNCSIIAEAAAKFLLKNGLNGSFPVPPPLTTRTQTLTTTTPTPSSSSSSTPSNGFLPHASTPTAKTPRRSSNSMAASAAVAATSVGALAKPSVDVLGGVLDYSSLGGAAAAAAAAAGSLPSTGSAAVAGTVTVTAKSGKGSGISSSASSSSSGFDMGRHPISTHSNSNNSWGGYGGRLQFFKDGKFILELARSKEGDKSGWVSVTRKTFRPPSAATSATVTPTSAVTTTYPKNENSTSLSFSDDNSSIQSSPWQRDQPWKQSRPRRGISTELSLYYHRPRNSALATAALRTASRRRRRPHEPLSTSEEQQPIFEASVKVENGDETLKAEAVSETETVEGGTTPEALANEITNDQAEAIKDKEDAPGPKKEAKVEGSNENESGEAVPTPKVEAQPKDETVEKMNTSEDEEVTPAHPALVSSSAVNGGGSGDLNGNMKAVLGKTKPKPRPRLSNIIQKLIDGVPARLVQMSKTPAAAVATATAERGSVGTIGSLSHSLTHKVSPPSSASPASRLVEYHHQHVSPRKRILREFEKVSLEDNGCVNNGSGGASTGSGAGGKRSRAKSSTSSTTGKAAPMNLAPPQGKPSPSPGSSAASTSPAAASAPPTRLNSSYSIHSLLGGSSGSSSSSSSSSAKKSADHPAAIISNVHHPHHSLYQHSSSSYPRALLSSPKSPDVSGSNGGGGGKSPSHAGAKKRSPPYTAGSPLPVDYGHSFYRDPYAGAGAGTGRPSTTSSASQDLSPPRSSPASPATTPRTVPKKTASIRREFASPSASSSSCPSPGDRSASPPDRRHMQQQQSHLQRSSPLHYYMYPPPPQMNGNGSGGSPTSAPGTSGSAAAAAAAAAAAAAAAYIPSSLYHPYISTLAALRHPLWVHHYQAGAAPLLSPHPQAGSSAATAAAAAARLSPPSPYHTFPYNGAAAVAAAAAAAAAFGQPASSPHTHPHLAHHPHQHPHPAALTTTTHHSPAHMATPKLTDSSTDQMSAASSHRTASTSPTSSSASASSLAAAPGASSSAMFHTSSLRNEQSSDLPLNLSKH; from the exons ATGACCGATGAGCATAAAAGTAGCATTAACAGTAACAGCAACAGCACGAGCAACAACTCAAACTCcaactccagcagcagcagcagcaacaacaacaacaaccacaatacCAACAACACTAGCAGCAACGCAaatagcagcaacaacaacggcaacgaGAGCAACAAAAACTGCAGCATAATTGCAGAGGCGGCAGCAAAGTTTCTACTGAAAAATGGTCTGAACGGCAGCTTTCCCGTGCCACCGCCCCTGACGACCAGGACGCAGACGctaacgacgacgacgccgaCGCCCTcatccagctccagctccaccCCCTCAAATGGCTTTTTGCCGCATGCCAGCACGCCCACAGCCAAGACACCCAGAAGAAGCAGCAACAGTATGGCGGCCTCCGCTGCGGTGGCCGCGACAAGCGTTGGAGCTCTCGCCAAACCCAGCGTCGATGTCCTGGGCGGCGTTCTCGACTACAGTTCCTTAGGCGGTgctgcagccgccgccgctgcagccGCTGGTTCTCTGCCGTCCACAGGCTCGGCAGCGGTAGCGGGAACGGTAACAGTGACCGCGAAGAGCGGCAAGGGCAGCGGGATCAGCTCCAGCGccagctccagttccagcGGCTTTGATATGGGCAGGCATCCGATATCGACtcacagcaacagcaataacAGCTGGGGCGGCTACGGCGGCCGTTTGCAGTTCTTCAAAG ATGGCAAGTTCATATTGGAACTGGCACGCTCCAAGGAGGGCGATAAAAGCGGCTGGGTCTCGGTCACGCGCAAAACCTTTCGCCCGCCATCGGCTGCCACCTCGGCCACTGTAACTCCGACGTCGGCGGTGACCACAACGTATCCAAAGAACGAGAATTCCACATCGCTGAGCT TTTCGGATGACAATAGCTCGATACAATCCTCGCCCTGGCAGCGGGACCAGCCCTGGAAACAGTCCAGACCGCGACGCGGCATCTCAACGGAGCTGTCGCTGTACTATCATCGCCCCAGAAATAGTGCGCTGGCCACGGCTGCGCTCCGAACAGCCTCTCGCAGGCGGCGGCGACCCCATGAGCCACTGTCTACCAGCGAGGAGCAACAGCCCATCTTCGAGGCATCCGTCAAGGTGGAAAATGGCGACGAGACGCTGAAAGCGGAAGCTGTatcagagacagagacagttGAAGGTGGCACCACACCGGAAGCCTTAGCAAATGAGATTACAAATGACCAAGCAGAAGCGATCAAAGACAAGGAAGATGCTCCAGGGCCCAAAAAGGAAGCCAAGGTGGAGGGAAGCAATGAGAACGAGTCAGGAGAAGCGGTGCCCACTCCAAAGGTTGAGGCACAACCAAAAGACGAGACTGTGGAGAAGATGAACACCAGCGAGGATGAGGAAGTCACGCCAGCGCATCCGGCATTGGTCAGTTCGAGTGCCGTGAATGGTGGTGGCAGCGGTGACCTGAACGGCAACATGAAGGCGGTTCTCGGGAAAACAAAACCGAAACCTCGGCCCAGGCTTAGCAACATCATCCAAAAACTAATTGATGGCGTGCCAGCACGCCTTGTTCAAATGTCCAAGACACCGGCAGCAGCGGTAGCCACAGCGACAGCAGAGCGGGGCAGTGTCGGAACCATCGGCAGTTTAAGTCACTCGTTGACGCACAAG GTCTCTCCCCCCTCGTCGGCATCGCCAGCCAGTCGTCTAGTCGAGTACCACCACCAGCACGTGTCGCCCCGGAAACGCATTCTTCGCGAGTTCGAGAAGGTGTCGCTGGAGGACAACGGCTGCGTAAATAACGGCAGCGGGGGGGCAAGCACCGGCAGCGGAGCGGGTGGCAAGAGAAGCCGAGCAAAATCATCGACATCATCAACGACTGGCAAGGCGGCGCCTATGAATCTGGCCCCGCCCCAAGGTAAGCCCAGTCCCAGCCCCGGTTCCAGCGCCGCCAGTACATCGCCAGCCGCTGCATCCGCACCACCAACTCGACTTAACAGCTCCTACAGCATCCACTCGCTGTTGGGCGggagcagtggcagcagtagctcctcctcctcctcgtctgcTAAGAAGAGCGCCGACCACCCGGCCGCCATCATCAGTAATGTGCATCACCCGCACCACAGCCTGTACCAGCACAGCTCCTCGAGCTATCCACGCGCCCTGCTGAGCTCTCCGAAGTCACCGGATGTGAGCGGCAGCAATGGAGGTGGCGGGGGAAAGTCCCCCTCCCATGCTGGAGCCAAGAAGCGTTCGCCACCGTACACTGCGGGGTCACCATTGCCCGTGGACTATGGTCACTCCTTCTACAGAGATCCTTATGCGGGAGCTGGAGCGGGAACAGGGCGTCCTTCCACAACGAGTTCGGCATCGCAAGATCTATCGCCGCCTCGATCCTCACCAGCTTCGCCTGCCACCACGCCGCGTACAGTGCCCAAGAAGACTGCTTCGATTCGTCGGGAGTTTGCCTCGCCttctgccagcagcagcagttgtcCCTCGCCCGGTGACCGAAGTGCCTCGCCACCGGACCGAAGGCAtatgcagcaacagcagtcgCACCTGCAGCGCAGCTCACCACTCCACTACTACATGTATCCGCCGCCGCCTCAAATGAACGGAAACGGTTCGGGTGGCAGTCCGACCTCGGCACCCGGAACGTCGGGAAGCgcagctgcagcggcagcggcggcagcagcagcggccgcAGCCGCCTACATTCCCTCGTCGTTGTACCACCCGTACATATCCACGCTGGCGGCCCTGCGGCATCCTCTTTGGGTGCACCACTATCAGGCAGGAGCGGCACCTCTGCTGTCTCCACATCCGCAGGCCGGCAGCTCGGcggccactgctgctgctgctgctgcgagaCTGTCGCCACCGTCGCCGTATCACACATTTCCCTACAACGGAGCGGCCGCTGTggcggcagctgcagctgctgccgccgcctttGGGCAGCCCGCTTCCAGTCCTCACACCCATCCGCACCTGGCCCATCATCCCCACCAGCATCCGCACCCGGCTGCActgaccaccaccacccaccatTCGCCCGCTCACATGGCCACGCCAAAACTGACTGATAGTAGTACCGACCAAATGTCTGCAGCGTCCAGTCATCGCACCGCCTCCACTTCGCCGACCAGCTCGAGCGCTTCCGCCTCCTCCTTGGCGGCCGCTCCTGGCGCCAGCTCCTCCGCAATGTTTCATACTAGTAGCCTAAGGAATGAACAAAGTTCAG ACTTACCACTGAATCTGTCAAAGCACTGA
- the LOC108071361 gene encoding uncharacterized protein, which translates to MNNLDHVKHFYPDNYKLDLSETMKAALSKGPGGSGGVAGAELLPQPNAGMPGVGYVTEKLYMLLQLYLQNKGWNPSAELLQCFSDLKDNAMLPSAAYLQVLANRLTLDSQGRLILRDNGKIVLPFEHFANAVMLKHMSGPHGLHLSVDATVRAVIESYTIGRDQFGMEKEFIIEVVQSCPSPACRYYKNHMGISPMPFMEQQYPGVSTPEFLQRLPHLPPSGTAGAGPGSSAAGSASSVASSSSSGNVEIDLSKSTGAKVPQVPVPPQLQHLTKQQQNSIQTQLSQISAAAAHHQQQQQQQQQQQQQQQQQQQQAQAQAKHQQQQLTAALIQQQNRVLAQQSLEKLSNLSPLEKQRVFAQLDPKHFDPMAVAAAAANLQIQGLMQSQAVAAAVAANQQPTAATSTASAGSSGGVPQAHGHGHHALPPPSQSPHSSSSSSSHSSLDQISHKNVTDSLRSNLDSIESNKDLLALHNGAWATGDANRIDHTAVGQDKIVRIFAELMRNMSRMKTYIRPSMCKPYGKQSESLQKTLMDTIQIVQTLRNCLPAPHIPVSSWKSESEGNVGSGVGVGVGVGVGVPPGLNLSAALGLPSGRVDNMH; encoded by the exons ATGAACAATTTG GATCACGTCAAGCACTTCTACCCAGACAACTACAAATTGGATCTGTCCGAGACGATGAAGGCGGCTCTGTCCAAGGGACCCGGCGGCAGTGGAGGCGTGGCGGGCGCAGAGCTGCTGCCGCAGCCGAACGCCGGAATGCCGGGCGTGGGCTATGTGACGGAGAAGCTGTACATGCTCTTGCAGCTATATCTGCAGAACAAGGGCTGGAATCCGAGCGCCGAGCTGCTGCAGTGCTTCAGCGATCTCAAGGACAACGCCATGCTACCCAGCGCCGCCTATCTGCA GGTCCTGGCCAACCGCTTGACCCTGGACTCCCAGGGTCGGCTCATTCTGCGGGACAACGGCAAGATAGTGCTGCCCTTCGAGCACTTCGCCAACGCTGTAATGCTGAAGCACATGTCCGGACCCCATGGTCTCCACCTGAGCGTGGATGCCACGGTGCGGGCCGTTATCGAGTCCTACACCATCGGCCGGGACCAGTTCGGCATGGAGAAGGAGTTCATCATCGAGGTGGTGCAGTCATGCCCCAGTCCCGCCTGCCGCTACTACAAGAACCACATGGGCATCTCGCCCATGCCGTTCATGGAGCAGCAGTATCCAGGCGTCAGCACGCCCGAGTTCCTGCAGCGTCTGCCCCACCTGCCGCCCAGTGGAACGGCTGGAGCCGGTCCAGGCAGCTCGGCTGCAGGCTCTGCTTCGAGCGTCGCCAGCAGCTCTAGCTCGGGTAACGTGGAGATCGACCTTTCCAAGTCGACGGGCGCCAAGGTGCCGCAGGTGCCAGTTCCCCCGCAATTGCAGCATCTCACCAAGCAGCAACAGAACAGTATCCAGACTCAGTTGTCCCAGATTAGCGCCGCCGCTGCCcaccaccaacagcagcagcagcaacaacaacagcagcagcagcagcagcaacaacagcaacaacaagcccAGGCGCAGGCCaagcaccagcaacagcagctgacTGCCGCATTAATCCAACAGCAGAACCGCGTCCTCGCCCAGCAAAGCCTCGAAAAGCTCAGCAATCTCAGCCCACTGGAGAAGCAACGTGTCTTTGCCCAGCTGGACCCCAAACACTTCGATCCCATGGCTGTGGCGGCAGCGGCCGCCAACCTGCAGATCCAAGGTCTGATGCAGTCGCAGGCAGTGGCAGCCGCAGTGGCCGCAAACCAGCAGCCAACGGCTGCCACCAGCACAGCCTCGGCAGGGAGCTCGGGAGGCGTTCCGCAAGCCCACGGTCATGGTCATCATGCGCTGCCACCGCCCTCGCAGTCGCCGCACTCATCGTCCTCGTCTTCCTCACATTCCTCGCTGGATCAGATTTCCCACAAGAACGTGACCGACTCGTTGCG ctcCAATCTGGATTCGATAGAGTCTAACAAAGATCTACTGGCGCTGCACAATGGAGCTTGGGCCACTGGCGATGCTAACCGCATTGATCACACGGCCGTGGGCCAGGACAAAATTGTGCGGATCTTTGCGGAGCTAATGCGGAACATGTCGCGGATGAAGACCTACATACGTCCCTCGATGTGCAAGCCCTATGGCAAGCAGAGCGAGAGTCTGCAGAAGA CCCTCATGGACACCATTCAGATCGTGCAGACGCTGCGCAACTGCTTGCCCGCACCCCACATACCCGTCTCCTCGTggaagagcgagagcgagggCAATGTGGGATCAGGAGTGGGAGTCGGCGTTGGAGTGGGAGTTGGTGTTCCACCAGGACTCAACCTGAGCGCTGCATTAGGTCTGCCGTCGGGCAGAGTGGACAATATGCACTAG
- the LOC108071250 gene encoding uncharacterized protein codes for MEVVAHMVLMRFNMTGFYVVYKNFLPVLQELPYFGYLACFYIFGVENLIAGVNLCTSVQPSMSKEVLRSLISCFVYVISSMLMLFDAESDFKYIKPTKKPNDQLQKPLHPYFKYNHLHSQGMASMVCSGIHMLHFLVALSVLRFSEDTGTEYDLGNVVLHLLKYYQWIWDYINSDPEGATNSTNALGFSSQ; via the coding sequence ATGGAGGTGGTGGCCCACATGGTTTTGATGCGATTCAACATGACCGGATTCTATGTGGTTTACAAAAACTTTCTGCCGGTGCTCCAGGAGTTGCCTTACTTCGGCTACCTGGCGTGCTTCTATATCTTCGGGGTGGAAAATCTAATAGCCGGTGTGAATCTATGCACAAGTGTCCAACCTTCGATGTCCAAGGAAGTCCTGCGCTCGCTGATTAGCTGCTTCGTCTATGTGATCTCTTCGATGCTGATGCTATTTGACGCCGAATCGGactttaaatatatcaaaCCCACTAAGAAGCCCAACGACCAGCTGCAGAAGCCCCTACACCCATACTTCAAGTACAATCATCTGCACTCCCAGGGAATGGCGTCGATGGTGTGCAGTGGGATTCATATGCTACACTTCCTAGTCGCCCTTTCGGTTCTGCGGTTCAGCGAGGACACGGGCACCGAATACGATTTGGGGAACGTTGTGCTGCATTTGCTTAAGTACTATCAGTGGATTTGGGACTACATCAACTCAGATCCCGAAGGTGCCACCAATTCCACCAATGCCCTTGGCTTCTCATCTCAGTAA